One Glycine max cultivar Williams 82 chromosome 4, Glycine_max_v4.0, whole genome shotgun sequence DNA segment encodes these proteins:
- the LOC100790925 gene encoding uncharacterized protein — MVWPLKERRGPAWKQGWTRSTLYSLSAPPLQLLAIVAIVMFLLFVPSYINFKSTVQTATIGFHVFLLFLPLLLIFVAYTISKYGPRLVVPAPPPFFGGIRVRTEAGSGGFPWGVAALVVLLLVLASYLSDFRSMWSPLIWRPY, encoded by the coding sequence ATGGTGTGGCCTTTGAAGGAGAGAAGGGGTCCGGCATGGAAGCAAGGGTGGACAAGAAGCACTTTGTACTCCCTATCTGCACCTCCGTTGCAACTCTTGGCCATAGTTGCCATCgtcatgtttttgttatttgttcCGTCCTATATAAACTTCAAGTCAACCGTGCAGACAGCCACCATCGGCTTCCACGTGTTCCTCTTGTTCTTGCCCCTTCTGTTGATTTTTGTTGCCTACACCATCTCTAAATACGGTCCACGCCTCGTGGTTCCGGCGCCGCCACCATTCTTTGGTGGCATTCGAGTACGCACAGAAGCTGGGAGTGGGGGGTTTCCTTGGGGCGTAGCGGCGTTGGTGGTGTTGCTCTTGGTTTTGGCCTCTTACCTCTCCGATTTCAGGTCCATGTGGTCGCCACTCATTTGGAGACCCTACTAG
- the LOC100787747 gene encoding ER lumen protein-retaining receptor erd-2.2, whose translation MHLSPVFTRVLLTRIHSCPNTHYITLDYHGKKDTTQVRRQDNQLIIFCSEMKGSKRPIHAVTTWVRRQPPKIKAFLAVLSALAALLFLRIVVHDHDSLFVAAEFVHALGISVLIYKLTKEKTCAGLSLKSQELTAMFLGVRLYCSFVMEYDIHTLLDMATLATTLWVIYMIRFKLKSSYMDDKDNLAIYYVVIPCAVLSLLIHPTTRHHPLNRILWAFCVYLEAVSVLPQLRVMQNTKIVEPFTAHYVFALGVARFLSCAHWVLQVLDTRGRLLTALGYGLWPSMVLLSEIVQTFILADFCYYYVKSLVGGQLVLRLPSGVV comes from the exons ATGCACCTCTCACCAGTGTTCACACGTGTCCTCCTAACACGTATTCATTCATGTCCCAACACACATTACATTACATTAGATTATCACGGGAAGAAGGACACAACACAAGTCAGAAGACAAGACAATCAATTGATTATTTTCTGTTCGGAAATGAAGGGTAGCAAGAGGCCCATCCACGCCGTCACGACATGGGTTCGGCGCCAACCGCCCAAGATAAAGGCCTTTCTCGCGGTGCTGTCTGCCCTTGCGGCCTTGCTCTTCCTCAGAATCGTCGTTCACGACCACGACAGCCTCTTCGTCGCCGCCGAGTTTGTCCATGCATTAGGAATCTCCGTCCTCATTTACAAACTCACCAAGGAAAAAACCTGTGCCG GGCTTTCGCTTAAATCGCAGGAGCTGACGGCTATGTTTCTGGGTGTTAGACTTTATTGCAGTTTTGTGATGGAATATGATATACACACCCTACTCGATATGGCAACCTTGGCCACCACCCTCTGGGTTATTTATATGATACGTTTCAAATTGAAATCTAGTTATATGGATGATAAGGACAACCTTGCAATATACTATGTG GTAATACCTTGTGCTGTGCTGTCCTTGTTAATTCATCCAACAACCCGGCATCATCCACTTAATAGGATTCTCTGGGCATTTTGTGTTTATCTTGAAGCTGTTTCTGTTCTCCCTCAGCTGCGGGTCATGCAGAACACTAAG ATTGTTGAACCATTCACAGCACACTATGTTTTTGCTCTTGGAGTTGCAAGGTTCTTGAGTTGTGCACATTGGGTCCTCCAG GTATTAGATACTCGTGGACGTCTACTGACTGCATTGGGTTATGGATTGTGGCCTTCTATGGTTCTTCTATCAGAAATTGTCCAAACTTTCATTCTGGCAGATTTTTGCTACTACTACGTCAAGAG TCTTGTTGGGGGACAACTTGTTCTTCGACTTCCTTCAGGAGTGGTCTAA
- the GASA4 gene encoding gibberellin-regulated protein 4 precursor, whose product MALSKLLVASLLVSFVLFHLVDADDQSAYAQTQGSLVQQIDCNAACAARCRLASRQRMCHRACGTCCRRCNCVPPGTSGNQEVCPCYASLRTHGGRRKCP is encoded by the exons ATGGCTCTCTCAAAGCTTCTAGTTGCATCCCTTCTGGTATCCTTTGTCCTCTTCCATCTCGTTGATGCTGATGATCAATCG GCATACGCACAGACTCAGGGTTCTCTTGTTCAGCAGATAG ATTGTAATGCTGCATGTGCTGCGAGGTGCCGTTTAGCATCTCGTCAGCGCATGTGCCACAGAGCGTGTGGAACTTGCTGCAGACGCTGCAACTGCGTGCCACCGGGAACTTCCGGTAACCAAGAAGTGTGTCCCTGTTATGCCAGTCTCAGAACCCACGGGGGCAGACGCAAGTGCCCTTAA
- the LOC100781719 gene encoding uncharacterized protein isoform X1, translating to MTKRHTNKQQQSQSSSSSSGGRNLIPPACGLNASRGDLEFSEKSKKEKVRSLSAVDEALSMGCRVSHSHKPTKKFKLPRKFLKDCNGVDHASVPRKIRSAVKKRGRESIFGDSEKVNHRMNGMESPQKDGIKKSKKQRTPGWSTRLVSPGPITKDEEEVVETLYALAGMFPADNASNAIKSELGSESLPENSTVLQDQEESQSANVTVEASGATQDGGERSPRGCKKISFLNETNCQEQTDFPESAKFLVATHSTAPKTNLQAVPMMVKSESGGNVALHDSELLSLEMGLNVPAQPQISYIERQSDGGFQTVRSVDYKQEQQHLIKYQKETEGSALSPDLSRIASAGITSASYLQSSSAKAQDWLNTAIGISKQNLMESCSSGGKISEIITHKKSWKRCAAHVHISHLIRSLEVSKRQVGKEHELCPQTRVHQGSKCGVLTQAHNLNWMRSGNSHATRTVYSATTSNSRETKNGILQHGLYHEKSQAPPTPGVYDPQKQCSNFLSLSTRGSELKVNESFNKGESKLEPYSKQQLPYFQSLHQQQQQHGLMPIQSSTYASTFLDQLPVAGPQVRLQQPHYYGTPLRGTHYSSTVSYKQQQQSFWAVQLAAQGGSSSMNCSIVRAQYPNWQSGRHDSSVAQVILPHSPASASASLETLGSKITSISEQNLFSFASSRSRANGQGIYLASSVCDESKGRFRSSNSGTPSLQLLCDERI from the exons ATGACGAAACGACACACTAATAAACAACAACAATCtcaatcttcttcttcttcttctggggGACGCAACCTAATCCCTCCTGCGTGTG GTTTGAATGCGAGTCGTGGGGACCTTGAGTTTTCGGAGAAATCAAAGAAGGAGAAGGTGAGAAGCTTGAGCGCTGTTGATGAAGCTTTATCAATGGGTTGCCGTGTCTCTCACTCTCATAAACCAACCAAGAAATTTAAGCTTCCCAGAAAG TTTCTGAAGGACTGCAATGGCGTTGATCATGCCTCTGTTCCACGGAAGATACGTTCAG CTGTGAAGAAACGGGGTCGCGAATCCATCTTTGGTGATTCTGAAAAGGTGAACCATAGGATGAACGGAATGGAATCTCCCCAAAAAGATGGCATAAAGAAATCCAAA AAACAAAGAACCCCGGGCTGGTCCACGAGGCTAGTCTCACCGGGGCCCATCACAAAGGATGAGGAAGAGGTTGTGGAGACTCTCTATGCATTGGCTGGAATGTTCCCTGCAGATAATGCCTCCAATGCTATTAAGAGTGAACTTGGCAGTGAATCTTTACCAGAAAACTCCACGGTTTTACAGGACCAAGAGGAGAGTCAGAGTGCTAATGTTACTGTTGAAG CCTCGGGAGCTACTCAGGATGGAGGAGAAAGATCACCTAGGGGGTGtaaaaaaatcagttttttgAATGAAACCAATTGTCAAGAACAGACTGATTTTCCCGAGAGTGCTAAGTTCTTGGTGGCTACTCACAGCACTGCTCCAAAAACAAATCTGCAGGCCGTGCCTATGATGGTTAAAAGTGAAAGTGGCGGCAACGTTGCATTGCATGACTCTGAATTGTTGTCTCTGGAAATGGG ATTAAATGTGCCTGCACAACCACAGATTTCATATATAGAAAGGCAATCAGACGGGGGATTTCAGACG GTCAGAAGCGTTGATTATAAGCAAGAACAACAACATCTAATTAAGTACCAAAAAGAAACTG AAGGTTCAGCATTGTCGCCAGACTTGTCTCGGATTGCATCAGCTGGGATCACTAGTGCTTCTTATTTGCA GTCTTCTTCTGCTAAAGCTCAAGATTGGCTGAATACTGCTATTGGTATCTCGAAACAGAATTTGATGGAAAGTTGTTCCTCTGGTGGAAAG ATTTCCGAAATTATTACTCATAAAAAGTCATGGAAGAGGTGTGCAGCTCATGTTCACATCAGTCATCTCATCCGTAGTTTAGAAGTGTCAAAACGACAGGTGGGCAAAGAACATGAGCTTTGTCCTCAAACAAGAGTACACCAAGGGTCAAAATGTGGGGTTCTAACACAAGCACACAACTTGAATTGGATGAGAAGTGGAAATAGTCATGCTACTCGAACAGTTTATTCTGCTACTACGAGTAATTCACGTGAAACCAAGAATGGTATTCTTCAGCATGGCCTTTATCATGAAAAATCTCAGGCTCCCCCAACACCTGGAGTGTATGATCCTCAAAAGCAA TGTTCCAACTTCTTGTCCTTGTCAACTAGAGGTAGTGAGTTAAAGGTCAACGAAAGTTTTAATAAAGGTGAAAGTAAGTTGGAACCATATTCAAAACAGCAACTGCCTTATTTTCAGTCACtacatcagcagcagcagcagcatggCCTCATGCCCATTCAAAGTTCTACGTATGCCTCAACTTTCCTTGATCAGCTTCCTGTTGCAGGACCACAG GTTCGATTGCAGCAGCCTCATTATTATGGTACCCCGTTACGTGGAACTCATTATAGTTCGACAGTTTCCTATAAACAACAGCAGCAAAGTTTTTGGGCGGTGCAGCTAGCAGCTCAAGGTGGGTCTTCTTCTATGAATTGCAGCATTGTGAGGGCCCAATATCCTAATTGGCAAAGTGGTAGACATGACTCTTCTGTAGCCCAAGTAATCCTTCCCCATTCCCCTGCATCTGCATCTGCATCCTTAGAAACACTTGGATCCAAAATCACTTCAATCTCCGAGCAGAACCTATTCAGCTTCGCTTCATCAAGATCCAGGGCAAATGGGCAAGGCATTTATCTTGCTTCGTCTGTGTGTGATGAAAGTAAAGGTAGGTTCCGTAGTAGTAATAGTGGTACCCCATCACTGCAATTGTTATGTGATGAGCGTATTTGA
- the LOC100781719 gene encoding uncharacterized protein isoform X2 — protein sequence MGCRVSHSHKPTKKFKLPRKFLKDCNGVDHASVPRKIRSAVKKRGRESIFGDSEKVNHRMNGMESPQKDGIKKSKKQRTPGWSTRLVSPGPITKDEEEVVETLYALAGMFPADNASNAIKSELGSESLPENSTVLQDQEESQSANVTVEASGATQDGGERSPRGCKKISFLNETNCQEQTDFPESAKFLVATHSTAPKTNLQAVPMMVKSESGGNVALHDSELLSLEMGLNVPAQPQISYIERQSDGGFQTVRSVDYKQEQQHLIKYQKETEGSALSPDLSRIASAGITSASYLQSSSAKAQDWLNTAIGISKQNLMESCSSGGKISEIITHKKSWKRCAAHVHISHLIRSLEVSKRQVGKEHELCPQTRVHQGSKCGVLTQAHNLNWMRSGNSHATRTVYSATTSNSRETKNGILQHGLYHEKSQAPPTPGVYDPQKQCSNFLSLSTRGSELKVNESFNKGESKLEPYSKQQLPYFQSLHQQQQQHGLMPIQSSTYASTFLDQLPVAGPQVRLQQPHYYGTPLRGTHYSSTVSYKQQQQSFWAVQLAAQGGSSSMNCSIVRAQYPNWQSGRHDSSVAQVILPHSPASASASLETLGSKITSISEQNLFSFASSRSRANGQGIYLASSVCDESKGRFRSSNSGTPSLQLLCDERI from the exons ATGGGTTGCCGTGTCTCTCACTCTCATAAACCAACCAAGAAATTTAAGCTTCCCAGAAAG TTTCTGAAGGACTGCAATGGCGTTGATCATGCCTCTGTTCCACGGAAGATACGTTCAG CTGTGAAGAAACGGGGTCGCGAATCCATCTTTGGTGATTCTGAAAAGGTGAACCATAGGATGAACGGAATGGAATCTCCCCAAAAAGATGGCATAAAGAAATCCAAA AAACAAAGAACCCCGGGCTGGTCCACGAGGCTAGTCTCACCGGGGCCCATCACAAAGGATGAGGAAGAGGTTGTGGAGACTCTCTATGCATTGGCTGGAATGTTCCCTGCAGATAATGCCTCCAATGCTATTAAGAGTGAACTTGGCAGTGAATCTTTACCAGAAAACTCCACGGTTTTACAGGACCAAGAGGAGAGTCAGAGTGCTAATGTTACTGTTGAAG CCTCGGGAGCTACTCAGGATGGAGGAGAAAGATCACCTAGGGGGTGtaaaaaaatcagttttttgAATGAAACCAATTGTCAAGAACAGACTGATTTTCCCGAGAGTGCTAAGTTCTTGGTGGCTACTCACAGCACTGCTCCAAAAACAAATCTGCAGGCCGTGCCTATGATGGTTAAAAGTGAAAGTGGCGGCAACGTTGCATTGCATGACTCTGAATTGTTGTCTCTGGAAATGGG ATTAAATGTGCCTGCACAACCACAGATTTCATATATAGAAAGGCAATCAGACGGGGGATTTCAGACG GTCAGAAGCGTTGATTATAAGCAAGAACAACAACATCTAATTAAGTACCAAAAAGAAACTG AAGGTTCAGCATTGTCGCCAGACTTGTCTCGGATTGCATCAGCTGGGATCACTAGTGCTTCTTATTTGCA GTCTTCTTCTGCTAAAGCTCAAGATTGGCTGAATACTGCTATTGGTATCTCGAAACAGAATTTGATGGAAAGTTGTTCCTCTGGTGGAAAG ATTTCCGAAATTATTACTCATAAAAAGTCATGGAAGAGGTGTGCAGCTCATGTTCACATCAGTCATCTCATCCGTAGTTTAGAAGTGTCAAAACGACAGGTGGGCAAAGAACATGAGCTTTGTCCTCAAACAAGAGTACACCAAGGGTCAAAATGTGGGGTTCTAACACAAGCACACAACTTGAATTGGATGAGAAGTGGAAATAGTCATGCTACTCGAACAGTTTATTCTGCTACTACGAGTAATTCACGTGAAACCAAGAATGGTATTCTTCAGCATGGCCTTTATCATGAAAAATCTCAGGCTCCCCCAACACCTGGAGTGTATGATCCTCAAAAGCAA TGTTCCAACTTCTTGTCCTTGTCAACTAGAGGTAGTGAGTTAAAGGTCAACGAAAGTTTTAATAAAGGTGAAAGTAAGTTGGAACCATATTCAAAACAGCAACTGCCTTATTTTCAGTCACtacatcagcagcagcagcagcatggCCTCATGCCCATTCAAAGTTCTACGTATGCCTCAACTTTCCTTGATCAGCTTCCTGTTGCAGGACCACAG GTTCGATTGCAGCAGCCTCATTATTATGGTACCCCGTTACGTGGAACTCATTATAGTTCGACAGTTTCCTATAAACAACAGCAGCAAAGTTTTTGGGCGGTGCAGCTAGCAGCTCAAGGTGGGTCTTCTTCTATGAATTGCAGCATTGTGAGGGCCCAATATCCTAATTGGCAAAGTGGTAGACATGACTCTTCTGTAGCCCAAGTAATCCTTCCCCATTCCCCTGCATCTGCATCTGCATCCTTAGAAACACTTGGATCCAAAATCACTTCAATCTCCGAGCAGAACCTATTCAGCTTCGCTTCATCAAGATCCAGGGCAAATGGGCAAGGCATTTATCTTGCTTCGTCTGTGTGTGATGAAAGTAAAGGTAGGTTCCGTAGTAGTAATAGTGGTACCCCATCACTGCAATTGTTATGTGATGAGCGTATTTGA